The genomic window CGCAAAGAAATTTCGAAAGGATTCAAATACACTACTAATAATCGCATGGAATTGCTCAGTGTAATTGCAGCTTTGGAAGCTTTAAAAAACGAAAAACAAAACGTAACTGTTTATTCGGATTCGAAATATGTAGTAGATGCTGTTACAAAAGGTTGGGTTTTTACTTGGCAAAAAAAAAATTTTTCAGGCAAAAAAAACCCAGATTTGTGGATGCGTTTTTTGCGCATATTTCCAAAACATAACGTGCAATTTGTTTGGGTAAAAGGGCACGCTGATAATCCTGAAAATAATCGTTGCGATGAATTAGCTGTTACTGCTGCTCAAGGGTACAACCTTTTAACAGACGGAGCTTACGAAGCTTCTCAGAAATAATTTTTTAATTTTTTTCGTCTGCGCTCGGACCATAAATTCCCGGTACCGGAATGTCTAACATTCGTAAATAAACACTGAGTTGCCCACGATGATGAATCATGTGGTTCATCGCCAATCCGCGAATGATAGCAATGCGTTT from Bacteroidia bacterium includes these protein-coding regions:
- the rnhA gene encoding ribonuclease HI → MSTSSKIIIYTDGSSRGNPGPGGYAAILISGSHRKEISKGFKYTTNNRMELLSVIAALEALKNEKQNVTVYSDSKYVVDAVTKGWVFTWQKKNFSGKKNPDLWMRFLRIFPKHNVQFVWVKGHADNPENNRCDELAVTAAQGYNLLTDGAYEASQK